In Leptospira licerasiae serovar Varillal str. VAR 010, the genomic window GGAGAAATTTCCAAAGTCATCATTCCCGATCCCACTTTTTGTCCGTCTACTTCCACTTCTATTTCAGGCACGGAAAATCGTCCGGGTGCGGACGCCGTTAGTCTGTATTTAATTAGCTTTTTACGATATACTTTGAAGTTTACTATAGTGGTGTTTTCTTCCGTACCCCAATAAACCGCCTTGATCCCTTGTCCGGTCCATTCTTTTTCGATCAAACGAACTTGGGCCCCACCCTCTGTTTCTAATATAATAAATACCGCATCTCCAAGGTCTGCTCTAGTTTGGCTAAGATAAAATTTTGGACCTTGTGCGAATAAAGGAAAAACTCCAAATAATAAAAGAAAAAGAAAACGTTTCACCAGAATACCTCTTTGTTCCGGGAACCTGGACTTCTTCTTTTTATTGAATCCAAATCCATAGACTCCATGATGCGATCCAATTCGTCTTCCATTTTGGATTTGTTTTTATCTTTCCGGTCCTTTCCGTCACCCGACTTGGATTGTTTTTCCGCCTTCTCCTTTCCTTTAGAGCTTTGTTTAGATGCGGAAGATTTTTCTTCTTTTTCCTCCGACATACTTTCTTTATTTTCAGAGCCCTGTTTACCTTCGGGAGGAGGGAGTTTACGCAACCATTCTAGATTCTTTTTGGCAGATTCTAAATTAGGATCCTCTTTTAGAGAACGAAGATAGTGTTCCGCCGCTTTTTTTCTATCCCCTAACTTTAGATAAGAATTTCCTAAATTAAAATGAGATTGTGCTCTCAATGCAGAATCTTTTGAATCCGCGGATTTTTCAAAATGACGGATCGCCTTATCTAAATTTCCGGACTTGTATTCGCAGTCTCCTCGATTGAATTCCAATCTCGGATCTTCGGGAAAATAAGGATCTGCTTCCTTATATCTTTCCAATGAGCTTTTATAATCACCTTGTTCGTAAGAATTTTTACCTTCTTTGATCCGATTCCCTCCCGGATCCAACTCGAAAGAATAAATATCTCTTCCCCAAAATGAGAAAAGAAGCAACAGAACCGGAGCGGTTTTTTTTGAATGTTTTACTAAAAATTTTCCCCAGAACTCTATTACGAAAAAGTCGAACAACAAAAG contains:
- the batC gene encoding TPR repeat-containing protein BatC — encoded protein: MLLFSFWGRDIYSFELDPGGNRIKEGKNSYEQGDYKSSLERYKEADPYFPEDPRLEFNRGDCEYKSGNLDKAIRHFEKSADSKDSALRAQSHFNLGNSYLKLGDRKKAAEHYLRSLKEDPNLESAKKNLEWLRKLPPPEGKQGSENKESMSEEKEEKSSASKQSSKGKEKAEKQSKSGDGKDRKDKNKSKMEDELDRIMESMDLDSIKRRSPGSRNKEVFW